The following proteins come from a genomic window of Malus sylvestris chromosome 4, drMalSylv7.2, whole genome shotgun sequence:
- the LOC126618951 gene encoding single-stranded DNA-binding protein, mitochondrial-like isoform X2 produces MSSVAARFVKFMRVSVPSSPTSSFVGVQRSSKLWFSSTPSDSDIVNDDTKNNVAEDDFDDFIGAKKDVNLQPQGVDPRRGWGYRGVHKAIICGKVGQAPVQKILRNGRTVTIFTVGTGGMFDQRVMGAKDLPRPAQWHRIAVHNEALGAYAVKQVVKNASIYVEGDIETRVYNDSINGEVKHIPEICIRHDGKLRLIKTGESISSISLDDLREHLL; encoded by the exons ATGAGTTCAGTCGCTGCCAGATTCGTCAAGTTTATGAGGGTCTCCGTTCCTTCCTCGCCTACCTCCTCATTTg TTGGTGTGCAAAGAAGCTCAAAGTTGTGGTTCTCGAGCACCCCATCTGATTCTGACATTGTTAACGATGACACAAAGAACAATGTGGCAGAAGATGATTTTGATGACTTTATTGGTGCGAAGAAAGATGTGAATTTGCAACCCCAAGGTGTTGATCCCAGGAGGGGATGGGGATATCGTGGTGTGCACAAG GCAATTATCTGTGGAAAAGTTGGGCAAGCCCCTGTGCAAAAGATCTTGAGGAATGGTCGAACTGTAACCATCTTCACGGTTGGGACAGGAGGCATGTTCGACCAAAGGGTAATGGGAGCAAAGGACTTGCCAAGACCTGCTCAATGGCATCGAATTGCTGTGCATAATGAAGCACTTGGGGCTTATGCGGTTAAACAAGTGGTTAAGAA TGCATCAATTTATGTCGAGGGTGACATTGAAACTAGAGTTTACAATGACAGCATCAATGGTGAAGTGAAACATATTCCAGAGATATGTATTCGTCACGATG GGAAGCTTCGTCTTATAAAGACTGGAGAAAGCATCAGCAGTATATCCTTGGATGATCTGC GAGAACATTTGCTTTAG
- the LOC126618951 gene encoding single-stranded DNA-binding protein, mitochondrial-like isoform X1 — translation MSSVAARFVKFMRVSVPSSPTSSFAVGVQRSSKLWFSSTPSDSDIVNDDTKNNVAEDDFDDFIGAKKDVNLQPQGVDPRRGWGYRGVHKAIICGKVGQAPVQKILRNGRTVTIFTVGTGGMFDQRVMGAKDLPRPAQWHRIAVHNEALGAYAVKQVVKNASIYVEGDIETRVYNDSINGEVKHIPEICIRHDGKLRLIKTGESISSISLDDLREHLL, via the exons ATGAGTTCAGTCGCTGCCAGATTCGTCAAGTTTATGAGGGTCTCCGTTCCTTCCTCGCCTACCTCCTCATTTg CAGTTGGTGTGCAAAGAAGCTCAAAGTTGTGGTTCTCGAGCACCCCATCTGATTCTGACATTGTTAACGATGACACAAAGAACAATGTGGCAGAAGATGATTTTGATGACTTTATTGGTGCGAAGAAAGATGTGAATTTGCAACCCCAAGGTGTTGATCCCAGGAGGGGATGGGGATATCGTGGTGTGCACAAG GCAATTATCTGTGGAAAAGTTGGGCAAGCCCCTGTGCAAAAGATCTTGAGGAATGGTCGAACTGTAACCATCTTCACGGTTGGGACAGGAGGCATGTTCGACCAAAGGGTAATGGGAGCAAAGGACTTGCCAAGACCTGCTCAATGGCATCGAATTGCTGTGCATAATGAAGCACTTGGGGCTTATGCGGTTAAACAAGTGGTTAAGAA TGCATCAATTTATGTCGAGGGTGACATTGAAACTAGAGTTTACAATGACAGCATCAATGGTGAAGTGAAACATATTCCAGAGATATGTATTCGTCACGATG GGAAGCTTCGTCTTATAAAGACTGGAGAAAGCATCAGCAGTATATCCTTGGATGATCTGC GAGAACATTTGCTTTAG